The following DNA comes from Kluyveromyces lactis strain NRRL Y-1140 chromosome E complete sequence.
CgttttgttgaagataaGTTCACACCAACTTTCATCACCACAATCGGTatcgatttcaagattAAAACCGTAGACATCAATGGGAAACGTGTGAAGTTACAACTTTGGGATACTGCTGGCCAGGAACGGTTCAGAACCATCACAACCGCATACTACAGAGGTGCCATGGGTATTGTATTGATTTACGATGTTACTGACgaaagaacttttgaaaacatcaGACAATGGTTCTCCACTGTTAACCAACATGCTAGCGAGGATGTAGTAATGCTGCTAGTCGGAAATAAAAAGGACATGGATACAAGAACCGTGTCTTACGAACAAGGTGAAGCTCTTGCTAAGGAGCTAGGGATCCCATTCATTGAAGCCAGTGCCAAAGACGACACCAACGTCAGcgaaatcttcttcacaTTGGCCAAGTTGATCCAAGAAAAGATCGATGATGGTAAGATGGAAGGAAAGGCTGAAAAGGAGGGAAATGTAAGCATTCGTGGCTCAGGCTCTTCAGGCTCCAAGTCCAATTGCTGCTAAACCACAGATCAGAGCGTACAATAAGAAATAACAACCTATGCATTGGCTTTGTGTgtgtacatatatatatatattcaaatGGTATGTATTAGAAAGTTCAAAGGTAACTTTACACGACCATTCCAAATCAGGTGATTTACACGTGACGTAAATAATCACATGACCATCTCCACGTGCCACTCAAGATCAATATAAAATTGCCCAACTTTCCCAATATAAGGGCATCGATGATTATATAAAGAGTGCATTAGAAGGAAATGcaaataaagaaacagataTAAGGATGGACTTAAAGATTTTATTTAGCCAATAAACAGTTGGGTAGATTtctattttcttgttcagCTTCCTTGTATCTTGAATTGAGAAGTGTAATCCTGATCACCATCTTCAGCTTTATAACCAGGAAGGGTTGCTGTTTATTATAACCCTTATAATATTGTCAAAAGAGGGATTTGGTCTTTTTAAATTCAAGGCACAATGCTATTTGGTGTGAAGCTAGCTAATGATACTTATCCCCCATGGAGGGATTCTTATATCGATTatgagaaattgaaaaagttgttAAAAGAGTCCGTTATCAGAGACTCTGAAATGTTCaatggttcttcttctggcCGTGGGAAGAAGGGGAAGAAGGGGAAGAGTAATGTAGATGAATATTGGAGTGAGAAGGATGAATCCAAATTTGTTTCCGCGTTGGATGAGGAGTTGGAGAAAGTTTATGGATTTCAAACTTCTGCTTACAATAAGATTATGAATACCTTGAATAGgcttgaagaagaaactgaaagtGAAGAGAATCTACATACGATTGATTTTCAGGCGTTCCATcaacaattggaagaatgtTTGAGTCAGGCCCAGGAATTGGACAATTTCCAACGTTTAAATTTCACTGGTTTCACCAAGATTGTGAAGAAACACGACAAATTGCATCCAGGTTACCCATCTGTCAAGTCATTGTTACAAGTGAGATTAAAATCGTTACCGTTCCATTCGGAAGAATACTCTCCATTGTTGTACAAGATCTCTTATCTATACAACATCTTGCGTAACAACTTCTCATCTGTATCGAAATCTTTGGCTAACTCATCAAAACTTTCCTCTATGCCAAAGAACGAACAGATGTCTACACAatccttcaaattctgGATTCATCAAGATAATTTAATGGAAGTGAAAACTAATATCTTGAGACGTTTGCCAGTGTTAGTCTATGCTCAAGCACCCTCTGAGAACGAAGACTTGATCGATAGATTGGAGTCtaatcttttgaatgacGACGGTGGTCCAGCAATGTCCAGTTCCAGTAACGAAACCGATGTGGGtcatttgaacaaaagtTTTGAACCTGTCATCTCCACGCTATATTTCGATAACGAGTTCTTCGAATTGTACAACAACAAGTTATTGAAAACCAACTCTGCTCCAACTTTGAGATTGAGATGGATTGGTAAATTGAACGACAAGCCGGACATTTTCcttgaaaagagaatgtTTGTAGACAACGaggattcttcttcgacCGATTTCGATGAAACAAGGATTAAgttgaaaccaaaattcatcaatggATTTATTTTCAACGGTGATACCGAATATAAGGAAATGATGctcaagaaattgaaggaatCCGGCTCAAGCAACGATACTaccaagaaattggaaaacaaTTTCGATTCCATCCAACAattcattcttgaaaacGAATTACAACCAGTTCTAAGAACTTTATACCAAAGAACTGCATTCCAAATTCCAGGTGATGACCGTGTAAGAATCACTATCGATTCAGATATCCTTTACATCCGTGAAGATTCCTTTGACAAGGACCGTCCAATCAGAGACCCTCATCACTGGCACAGATCTGACATTGATTCTAACGTGGCCCATCCATTGAAATTGGTTAGACCTGGCGAATACGCTAAGTTCCCATACTCTGTTATGGAAATCAAAGTGAAGACATCTGCGTCTTCTATTGCCTCATCCGAGAATGCACTAAGCGTTCTAGCCCATGGTGGTAACCAAGTGAAATGGATCGCTGATTTAGCCAATTCCCATTTGGTGAAAGAAGTGCCAAAGTTCTCCAAATACGTACAAGGTGTGGCCTCATTGTTCGGTGacgatgaaaaattggataTGTTACCATTCTGGTTACCAGACTTGGAATTCGATATCAGAAAGGATCCAAACCAGGCCTACGaggaagagaagaagaaattagaaaGACAACAGGAGCATGTCGCCAAGATGGacaagatgaagagattGTCAGTGGTAGCCGGTGGCGGAGACCAGTCTTCACCAGCTGCACCATCGACAAGTGCCTTGaacgaagaagacgaaCCTGAGGAAGACGAAGAGTCTTCCGAGGATGAAGATTCTGCTACCTTGGCCAGAAACAAAGGGAAATCAGATGcaagaaaacagaaacatcgtcatcgtcatgAACCTAACAttttcaatcttttgaCAGGTAGAGACACCACTGACAGCAAACTCACCGGTGTCGATTCtgaagacgaagaaattgaattacCACCGGGTGTCAAGAAACCAACAAGTTACATCAAGAACGCTGGTCCTGTGAAAGTCGAAGCAAAGGTATGGCTAGCCAACGAACGTACGTTCAACAAATGGCTCTCAGTGACCACTTTACTCAGTGTGTTAACCTTTTCCATCTCGAGTTCTGTGAAGAAGGCAAACATGCCATTCTTGGCCGAGTGGTTAACTTACATCTACTTTGCATTGACTGTATTTACTGGCCTATGGGCGTACCAAACCTACATCAACAGAATAAACGTCATCAGAGCCCGTAGTGGGAAACACCTTGACGCACCATTCGGACCTTTGGCCGTCTCCGTCATCGTGTCTACTACGCTAATAATCAACTTTGTCGTTGCATTCAGAGAATTAATCAGAAATGGCCACACTGATGATCCAGCTACTCCTGCGTTCATCGCTAGCGCCGTAGAAACCATCGGTAGAATCGCGGGCCCATAGTTcccaaattgaaaatagACAATAGACAATAGACGAGAGAGTGTTTTTATTAATTTATACACCTATGTAAACTATCATTCCACATCATTCCATCTAATAAAAGTTAATGTAGTTAATGCCTTGATAATAGACCAATGGTATGTCCACTTGTCTAATACCTAGTATTCATAGCTGCCAAAATCAGCACGTGACCAACTTTTAGTTTTTTGATCGACgatatttctcaaattaAAGGCACGTGACTAGCGGTTCCCGACTCGTTCCGAAATCATCCGAAAGGACCGAATGACCGAAACTGGGAAACCGGAAACTTTAGTTTCAACCATTagaaaagtatataagGGAATTAGTTAAAGAATATACTCATCAAGACAATAAAGTCTGTTTACTTTCTTGCCTGCTTCATAGACAGGTCTTAAAAGTCCGACTGGCAAATATTTCTGGTATTTTGTTAGGAAAGCAGGAGTTAAAAGGCATACATACAGTTGTTATTATCAAACCATGTTCAAAAACGTTTTGAAACCAGGAATTGTTAGTGGTCTAAGACCCCAAGTTATGACCTCAAACACAAGAGGTTTGATGGCTTCTTTTATTCGTCGTCAGTCTAATGTCGTCACCAAGAAGACTACGGCTCAAGAAGAGTACGAGTTGCTAGTTTCTCAGAGAAAAGTTAGACCAGTGTCTCCTCATTTGACCATTTATCAACCACAATTGACATGGTATTTATCGTCCGTGCATCGTGTTTCCGGTGTTTTCTTGGGTCTAGCGTTCTATGCAGTAACTATTGCGTTCGGTGTTTCCACTGTGTTCGGTCTAGGAATGTCCACAGAGaatttggttcaatttTATAACGAAAAGATCCCATCCTGGATTGATTTGACCGCAAAGGCTGGGTTCGCATACTTGTTTGCATTCCATTTCGGTAACGGTATCAGACATCTGATCTGGGATACCGGTAAAGAGTTGACCTTGAAAGGTGTCTACAGAACAGGTTACGCTGTGCTAGGATTGACTGCTATCATGGGTTCTTACCTATTAACATGGTAAGAAAATTTTCTCTGTTCCCTCACAGACGCTTTACTCACACATTCCTTTCTCAGTATGTACACTTCTCTATATCAATGATCCAgttatttatttattctAAACTTTGAACCGCTTCAAGCGGCTGTAGTTTCATATTCTTACTTccctttcttcttcttctcttctcaATATACTAGGTAttccatcttttcaacattaaAAACTCTTTATACTTAAATACATTGAAAACTTATCAGTTATAGTTTGgaatgatgatgaaatggaCACACCACAGGCCAAACACAGGGGTATCCATGAGTCAGCCCAAGATTTTCAGGAAGAAGAGACAGGAGTCTCGTTACCACGGTGGGTCGCAGTCGCGGTACCAGCCAAATAGGCCTAATAATCATCATAATACAGCTGGAAATGTTAACGTCAATCGTTCTTTGGggaaaagaaatccaaGAGGTAAGTTCAACAGGCCCAGTAATGGACCTGAAACGAGTGGATCGAGGTTCGAAGGTCATGGCAGTATACCTAGGGGCCCCAGGGCTATGGGGTCAAGTGCAGAAAGCGCTGGAGATTctcattcaagaaatattttTGGCAAGAAACCTTTGGCATTGATATCGTTTCAAGATGTGAAATCCAGCTTCCAACCGTTGGCACAAGTCGGAGAAGGTACCTATGGGAAAGTTTATAAGGCGGAGAACGTACATACTGGGAAACTTATCGCTTTGAAGAGGCTTAGGTTGGAGCAAGAGCGTGATGGGTTTCCAATAACTTCTATTCGTGAAATTAAACTATTACAACAGTTGAACCATCCAAACATTAGTTTGATCCATGAGATTATCGTATCGGATAAAAATACAATTTCTATGGGATTCCAGTACATGGAGAACGATTTGTCAGGGATGTTAATGGATAAATCGATCCAGTTTTCCGATTCCAACATTAAGCACTTGATGA
Coding sequences within:
- the SDH3 gene encoding succinate dehydrogenase cytochrome b subunit SDH3 (similar to uniprot|P33421 Saccharomyces cerevisiae YKL141W SDH3 Cytochrome b subunit of succinate dehydrogenase (Sdh1p Sdh2p Sdh3p Sdh4p) which couples the oxidation of succinate to the transfer of electrons to ubiquinone and some similarites with YMR118C uniprot|Q04487 Saccharomyces cerevisiae YMR118C Hypothetical ORF, member of GLR.231); this translates as MFKNVLKPGIVSGLRPQVMTSNTRGLMASFIRRQSNVVTKKTTAQEEYELLVSQRKVRPVSPHLTIYQPQLTWYLSSVHRVSGVFLGLAFYAVTIAFGVSTVFGLGMSTENLVQFYNEKIPSWIDLTAKAGFAYLFAFHFGNGIRHLIWDTGKELTLKGVYRTGYAVLGLTAIMGSYLLTW
- the CTK1 gene encoding cyclin-dependent serine/threonine protein kinase CTK1 (similar to uniprot|Q03957 Saccharomyces cerevisiae YKL139W CTK1 Catalytic (alpha) subunit of C-terminal domain kinase I (CTDK-I) which phosphorylates the C- terminal repeated domain of the RNA polymerase II large subunit (Rpo21p) to affect both transcription and pre-mRNA 3' end processing), with amino-acid sequence MMMKWTHHRPNTGVSMSQPKIFRKKRQESRYHGGSQSRYQPNRPNNHHNTAGNVNVNRSLGKRNPRGKFNRPSNGPETSGSRFEGHGSIPRGPRAMGSSAESAGDSHSRNIFGKKPLALISFQDVKSSFQPLAQVGEGTYGKVYKAENVHTGKLIALKRLRLEQERDGFPITSIREIKLLQQLNHPNISLIHEIIVSDKNTISMGFQYMENDLSGMLMDKSIQFSDSNIKHLMKQLFVGLQYLHQQQIVHRDIKGSNLLIDNRGNLKITDFGLAKKLTDVSSPASNTNRVITLWYRPPELLLGATDYKYEVDCWGCGCLLVELFAGAAIFPGSNEVDQFQRILSIMGSPTLEQWPKMLDMPWWFMLVPQISKTYKNVFFDEFSKVPQDALDLASKLLRYDQDTRFTTTEALQHHYFTNEPKPQPLLLGPEFKGSHEYEVKKIRRKERERQKETTV
- the VTC2 gene encoding vacuolar transporter chaperone (similar to uniprot|P43585 Saccharomyces cerevisiae YFL004W VTC2 and similar to uniprot|Q02725 Saccharomyces cerevisiae YPL019C VTC3 Vacuolar membrane proteins), coding for MLFGVKLANDTYPPWRDSYIDYEKLKKLLKESVIRDSEMFNGSSSGRGKKGKKGKSNVDEYWSEKDESKFVSALDEELEKVYGFQTSAYNKIMNTLNRLEEETESEENLHTIDFQAFHQQLEECLSQAQELDNFQRLNFTGFTKIVKKHDKLHPGYPSVKSLLQVRLKSLPFHSEEYSPLLYKISYLYNILRNNFSSVSKSLANSSKLSSMPKNEQMSTQSFKFWIHQDNLMEVKTNILRRLPVLVYAQAPSENEDLIDRLESNLLNDDGGPAMSSSSNETDVGHLNKSFEPVISTLYFDNEFFELYNNKLLKTNSAPTLRLRWIGKLNDKPDIFLEKRMFVDNEDSSSTDFDETRIKLKPKFINGFIFNGDTEYKEMMLKKLKESGSSNDTTKKLENNFDSIQQFILENELQPVLRTLYQRTAFQIPGDDRVRITIDSDILYIREDSFDKDRPIRDPHHWHRSDIDSNVAHPLKLVRPGEYAKFPYSVMEIKVKTSASSIASSENALSVLAHGGNQVKWIADLANSHLVKEVPKFSKYVQGVASLFGDDEKLDMLPFWLPDLEFDIRKDPNQAYEEEKKKLERQQEHVAKMDKMKRLSVVAGGGDQSSPAAPSTSALNEEDEPEEDEESSEDEDSATLARNKGKSDARKQKHRHRHEPNIFNLLTGRDTTDSKLTGVDSEDEEIELPPGVKKPTSYIKNAGPVKVEAKVWLANERTFNKWLSVTTLLSVLTFSISSSVKKANMPFLAEWLTYIYFALTVFTGLWAYQTYINRINVIRARSGKHLDAPFGPLAVSVIVSTTLIINFVVAFRELIRNGHTDDPATPAFIASAVETIGRIAGP
- the SEC4 gene encoding Rab family GTPase SEC4 (highly similar to uniprot|P07560 Saccharomyces cerevisiae YFL005W SEC4 Secretory vesicle-associated Rab GTPase essential for exocytosis associates with the exocyst component Sec15p and may regulate polarized delivery of transport vesicles to the exocyst at the plasma membrane), with product MSGLRTVSANGSTNKNYDSVMKILLLGDSGVGKSCLLVRFVEDKFTPTFITTIGIDFKIKTVDINGKRVKLQLWDTAGQERFRTITTAYYRGAMGIVLIYDVTDERTFENIRQWFSTVNQHASEDVVMLLVGNKKDMDTRTVSYEQGEALAKELGIPFIEASAKDDTNVSEIFFTLAKLIQEKIDDGKMEGKAEKEGNVSIRGSGSSGSKSNCC